TTATTAATTATAGCGCGAAATTAGAGCATCAATCCACTTTATAACATGATATAAATCATGAAGAGAAAATTTGTGTACTAACCATATTTGTATTAGCAAAAGAGCACTCATTTTCAAGTGAATGCGGGAACTTGCGGGATTTAAACTTTGAAAATAATTTTATCCTATATTTGACATTATTAAGCAGGATATCATCACACTTATTTTTAGGATATCAAACACAACCTTAACCAACAGCATGCTAACATTTAACAAAAACTACTTTGGCTTTGCCGTACTTATTTTTTGCATTGAAGTTTTGATTGCACTGTTTGTCAAAGATCAGTTTGTCAGACCTTATCTTGGTGATGTTTTGGTTGTAATGCTCATGTATTGCTTTTTTAAATCCTTTATCAAATTGCCTGTCCTGACTGTTGCAATACTGGTATTGGTAATTGCTTTTGGTGTAGAATTTCTTCAATTTTTGAATGTTGTACAAATGCTGCATTTAGAACAATCCAAAATAGTCCGAACCGTTTTAGGAACTTCTTTCTCCTGGATTGATTTACTCACCTATTGTATCGGAATTGCCATTGTGCTACTTGTCGAAAAGTATGGCCTAAAAAAGAATAAAACTAAAGTGTATTGAGTCAAAATTTAAAATAAACTCTTCCTGAAATAAATACTCAAAACCAGTAAATAAACAAAATAAGTCAGTGCATGTGCCATAACTACACCTTGTATTCCTATGGTTTTAATTAAAAAAATACTCGAAAAATAAGTTATTGAAAGTGAAAACAACTCGGTGATAATAAAAGCTGTCGTCAGCTTTTTGGCAAAAAATTGATAGCCTAAAATCCAAGAAGCCATTTTTAACAAATCCCCTACTAACTGCCAAAAAAATAAAGTCGTAACCGGAAGAAATGCAGGTGTAAAAAGGATTTTAACAATTAGAAAACGAGAACAATACACGATCAATAAACCAATGACAACAAAAGGAAAAATGGTTTTGTAATAACTCCAAAACACTTTTTTGGTGTCTTGATTCGTATTTGCAACAGCGAGTTTGGGCAAAAAATAAAGGGTCAAAATAGAAGATATAAACAGCAAATAATACGATGATATTCGGGTTATGGCCTCCCAATATCCTGCTTCCTGAATACCAATACCGGCAATTAGATTTTTTCGGATAGAAAGAAAAACAAGCGACCCGGCAATCCCGGAAACTAATGCCATCAAAAAATAATGGGATAAGTTCTTTATAATCGAAAAATCAAAAAAGTGAAATCGGATAAAATGCAGTATTGGAAACGCAGTATTGATGTAATAAAAAGAGACCAAAAACAACAATGCCGGAGTGCAAATAATTGCCAGCAACGCTCCTATTGTCTGATACTGATATATAAACAAAACCGAGACCAAAAGACCTATACAATTCCCAATTATCGTGATGTAGATTACATTTTTAAAGCGTCCTAATCCATTTAAAATGGAAACTAAAATAATGGAAACCGAATACCATGGCAAAGCAAAAGCAAAAGCTTTAAAAACAAAATTATAAGCATATGAGGCTCCAAAAATAACTTCATTCCAATAATCGGACAAGAAAAACAAAAAGCAGCTCAACACTATTGAAATTATTGAAACGGAAATAAAAACAGTAGAAACATATTTTTTTAATTCAGTTTCTTTTTCTTTGACTTCAGCAATATATTTCACAATTCCGTTTTGAAAACCTAAAGTGGCTATTGTTTCAAAAGAACCTACAAAATTTCTGAAATTCCCAACCAATGCCAAGCCACTTGGGCCTATAAAAATGGCAATGACTTTGGACGTAATTAATCCTATACCCAGCTTTAAAACGACACTCAAACTATTGAGAGACGTAATTTTGAACAAGTGGGTTTGCATTATTTTTTTTAGGAAATTCAAATTAATATTGATTTAAAATTTCAATAATAAAACGAACCTCATCCGTTGTCAATACCGGACTTATAGGTAAACTCAAGACTTCATTATGTATTTTTTCGGTAATTGGATAAGACAAATGATTCCAATGTGAAAAGGCTTTTTGCTGATGTGGCGGAACCGGATAATGCAGCACCGTTTGAATGTTATTTTCTTGCAAATAATCCTGTAAATGAGTCCTGTTTTGAGTTCGAATCACAAAAACATGAAAAACATGATTAGCAGAAAAATCCCAATTGGGCAAAGTAATTTTGTCATTATGTATTTCGGATATATAACGCTTGGCAATGGCTCTTCGCTTTTCATTTTCGATATCTAAATAGGGTAATTTTACATTCAAAAAAGCTGCTTGCAACTCATCTAATCTAGAATTCACACCGATATAATCACTAAAATATTTGGTTTCCGAACCGTAATTGCGCATGGATTGAATGATTTTGGCTAATTCAGCATCATTTGTAGTTACTGCGCCCCCATCTCCCAGCGCCCCAAGATTTTTCCCGGGATAAAAACTAAAAGCCGCAGCATCCGATAGATTTCCGGCTTTTCCGCTCTGTAAATCATCCCCGGAAACAGCGCCATGAGCCTGCGCCGCATCTTCAATCACCAAAAGATTGTTTTGATTTGCAAGAGTTCTTATTGCCTCCATTTCTGCCAATTGTCCGTAGAGATGAACGGCCAGAATCGCACTGGTTTTTGGTGTTATTTTTTCTGGAATTAAATCGGGGTTGATGTTGTACGTTTCCAACTTTGGCTCGACCAAAACCGGCACTAAATCTGCTTGTAAAATAGCGAGAATACTGGCAATATAAGTATTGGCAGGAACAATCACTTCATCGCCTTTTTGCAGTTTTCCGAGTTCGATATATCCTTTAAAAATCAAAGTTATAGCATCCAGCCCATTTCCAGTTCCGATGCAATATTTAGTGCCGCAATAAGTGGCAAAATCAGCTTCAAATTTTTGGACTTCACTTCCCAGAATATACCAGCCATTGCCTAAAACTACTTTCAATTGTTGTTGAAAAGCAGCTTCATACGGTTCATTTATTTTCTTTATATCAAGGAATTTTATCATATCAAAACAGTCTCAAATGCCTTATAATTAATCGTTTTTACTTCATAAAAATCATGAACTACAGTACTGGCGCCAAAACTTTCTTTCCAATAGGACAATCCTTCATTCAATTTTTTGCCTTGGGCTTCATTTGAAATTCCAAAGTCAAAAAAGGGTTTCTTAGCGAAAATTTCTTTGATCAAAAAAGAATACAGAAAATCTAAACTTCCCAGATTTTCTGCTCCTTCAAATTTAGAAATGTATTGGCAATGTGCTACATTTTCACTTTCGAAAATGGTAGTCCCCGCTACAATTTTATCGTTAAAATACACATTAAATTGTCTGATATTTTCTGGAAAAAGAGTTTTTAATTTTGTGATTTCTATCAAAGAATGAACGGGTTTTGCGTTGTGTTTCAAGTCTAAATTCGGAATTAATATTTCATTCCAAAACGGTTCAAAATCAGTCTCTTCTTTAATGATTAAACCATTATTAATTCCTTTTTGAATGCCTCTTTTTCGGATTTTAGAAATAGGATTTTCCTTTGACAAATCGATAACCGACAAACTGTCTCTTCGCACTAATTGGGCTTCCGCCAAAAACAAAGCGTATTCCATTTCCTGCGCCGGTTTGGTATGATAAATAAATGGAATTGTTTTTAGATGCAGCTTTTCTATCGCATTCCTTTTCAAAAAAAACAAAACCGATTGAAATACAGCCAAAACATCACTCAATTTAGTCTGCTCTTTATAAACAAGTCCGCCATACGTCAAACCCTGATGCGAAAAAATAGTATCTTCTGCTCTATTTGCCGGTAAAATGGCAACTAATTTTTCATTTTCAAAAACCATCAAAGAATAATCCTCAAATCGCTCTTTATGGTACTCCATAAAATCCCGATGAAACAAGAACGTAGCATT
This region of Flavobacterium lacustre genomic DNA includes:
- a CDS encoding DUF2809 domain-containing protein, which codes for MLTFNKNYFGFAVLIFCIEVLIALFVKDQFVRPYLGDVLVVMLMYCFFKSFIKLPVLTVAILVLVIAFGVEFLQFLNVVQMLHLEQSKIVRTVLGTSFSWIDLLTYCIGIAIVLLVEKYGLKKNKTKVY
- a CDS encoding O-antigen translocase, whose amino-acid sequence is MNFLKKIMQTHLFKITSLNSLSVVLKLGIGLITSKVIAIFIGPSGLALVGNFRNFVGSFETIATLGFQNGIVKYIAEVKEKETELKKYVSTVFISVSIISIVLSCFLFFLSDYWNEVIFGASYAYNFVFKAFAFALPWYSVSIILVSILNGLGRFKNVIYITIIGNCIGLLVSVLFIYQYQTIGALLAIICTPALLFLVSFYYINTAFPILHFIRFHFFDFSIIKNLSHYFLMALVSGIAGSLVFLSIRKNLIAGIGIQEAGYWEAITRISSYYLLFISSILTLYFLPKLAVANTNQDTKKVFWSYYKTIFPFVVIGLLIVYCSRFLIVKILFTPAFLPVTTLFFWQLVGDLLKMASWILGYQFFAKKLTTAFIITELFSLSITYFSSIFLIKTIGIQGVVMAHALTYFVYLLVLSIYFRKSLF
- a CDS encoding DegT/DnrJ/EryC1/StrS family aminotransferase, whose translation is MIKFLDIKKINEPYEAAFQQQLKVVLGNGWYILGSEVQKFEADFATYCGTKYCIGTGNGLDAITLIFKGYIELGKLQKGDEVIVPANTYIASILAILQADLVPVLVEPKLETYNINPDLIPEKITPKTSAILAVHLYGQLAEMEAIRTLANQNNLLVIEDAAQAHGAVSGDDLQSGKAGNLSDAAAFSFYPGKNLGALGDGGAVTTNDAELAKIIQSMRNYGSETKYFSDYIGVNSRLDELQAAFLNVKLPYLDIENEKRRAIAKRYISEIHNDKITLPNWDFSANHVFHVFVIRTQNRTHLQDYLQENNIQTVLHYPVPPHQQKAFSHWNHLSYPITEKIHNEVLSLPISPVLTTDEVRFIIEILNQY
- a CDS encoding GNAT family N-acetyltransferase produces the protein MKNLSVKQYHKSNYKQWNAFIGRAKNATFLFHRDFMEYHKERFEDYSLMVFENEKLVAILPANRAEDTIFSHQGLTYGGLVYKEQTKLSDVLAVFQSVLFFLKRNAIEKLHLKTIPFIYHTKPAQEMEYALFLAEAQLVRRDSLSVIDLSKENPISKIRKRGIQKGINNGLIIKEETDFEPFWNEILIPNLDLKHNAKPVHSLIEITKLKTLFPENIRQFNVYFNDKIVAGTTIFESENVAHCQYISKFEGAENLGSLDFLYSFLIKEIFAKKPFFDFGISNEAQGKKLNEGLSYWKESFGASTVVHDFYEVKTINYKAFETVLI